The following are from one region of the Camelus dromedarius isolate mCamDro1 chromosome 16, mCamDro1.pat, whole genome shotgun sequence genome:
- the LLGL1 gene encoding lethal(2) giant larvae protein homolog 1 isoform X3 produces MMKFRFRRQGADPQREKLKQELFAFHKTVEHGFPNQPSALAFDPELRIMAIGTRSGAVKIYGAPGVEFTGLHRDTATVTQMHFLPGQGRLLTLLDDSSLHLWEIIHHNGCAHLEEALSFQPPSRLGFDGASSLPSLARITVVLLVAAGDMAALGTEGGSVYFLDVPTLMLLEGQTLGPDEVLRSVPDDYRCGKALGPVESLQGHLQDPTKILIGYSRGLLVIWNRAAQCADRVFLGNQQLESVCWERSGRTLVSSHSDGSYAIWSADAGGSPTAQPTMATTPYGPFPCKAINKILWRNCASGDHFIIFSGGMPRASYGDRHCVSVLRSETLVTLDFTSRIIDFFTVHSTRPEDEFDEPQALAVLLEEELVVLDLQTPGWPAVPAPYLAPLHSSAITCSAHVANVPAKLWARIVSAGEQQSPQPASSASSWPITGGRNLAQEPSQRGLLLTGHEDGTVRFWDASGVALRPLYKLSTAGLFQTDCEHADSLAQAAEDDWPPFRKVGCFDPYSDDPRLGVQKVALCKYTAQMVVAGTAGQVLVLELSDVPSEQAVSVASVDLLQDREGFTWKGHERLSPRTGPRPWPAGFQPRVLLQCLPPAAVTAVTLHTEWGLVAFGTSHGFGLFDYQRRSPVLARCTLHPNDSLAMEGPLSRVKSLKKSLRQSFRRIRKSRVSGKKRAANAGSKLQEANAQLAEQAGPHDVEVTPVQRRIEPRSADDSLSGVVRCLYFADTFLRDAAHHGPTMWAGTNSGSVFAYALEVPAATAGSEKRPERAVEAVLGKEVQLMHRAPVVAIAVLDGRGRPLPEPYEASRDLAQAPDMQGGHAVLIASEEQFKVFTLPKVSAKTKFKLTAHEGCRVRKVALATFASVACEDYAETCLACLTNLGDVHVFSVPGLRPQVHYACIRKEDISGIASCVFTRHGQGFYLISPSEFERFSLSARNITEPLCSLDISWPRDAPRARLRESPKLSQANGTPGIVLAPQSCDGSPDPVLSTGADTPEPPEATLSPMSVDSATSAETTLDTTGDVTVEDVKDFLGSSEDSERNLRNLSEDESPACAILIK; encoded by the exons ACTGTGGAGCATGGCTTCCCCAACCAGCCTAGCGCCCTGGCCTTTGACCCCGAGCTTCGCATCATGGCCATCGGCACCAGGTCTGGGGCCGTCAAGAT CTACGGTGCCCCCGGCGTGGAGTTCACAGGCCTGCACCGAGACACAGCCACTGTCACCCAGATGCACTTCCTGCCTGGCCAG GGCCGCCTCCTAACCCTGCTGGACGACAGTAGCCTCCACCTTTGGGAGATCATCCACCATAATGGCTGCGCCCACCTGGAGGAAGCCCTCAGCTTCCAGCCGCCCAGTCGTCTGGGCTTCGACGGTGCCAG CAGCCTGCCCAGCCTTGCCCGCATCACAGTGGTCCTGCTGGTGGCTGCTGGTGACATGGCCGCCCTGGGCACTGAGGGCGGAAGCGTCTACTTCCTGGACGTTCCCACGCTGATGCTGCTTGAGGGGCAGACCCTTGGCCCAGATGAGGTTCTGCGAAG cgTGCCTGACGACTACCGGTGTGGGAAGGCACTGGGCCCCGTGGAGTCGCTTCAGGGACACCTACAGGACCCCACCAAGATCCTCATCGGCTACAGCCGGGGCCTGCTGGTCATCTGGAACCGAGCCGCGCAGTGTGCAGACCGCGTCTTCCTGGGGAACCAG CAGCTGGAGAGTGTGTGCTGGGAGCGCAGCGGCCGCACACTGGTCAGCTCGCACAGCGATGGCAGCTATGCCATCTGGTCTGCAGACGCAGGTGGCTCCCCGACGGCGCAGCCCACCATGGCCACCACGCCCTATG GCCCCTTCCCCTGCAAAGCCATCAACAAGATTCTGTGGCGAAACTGTGCGTCCGG TGACCACTTCATCATCTTCAGCGGTGGCATGCCCCGCGCCAGCTACGGCGACCGCCACTGCGTGAGTGTGCTCCGGTCCGAGACCCTGGTGACGCTGGACTTCACCTCCCGCATCATTGACTTTTTCACGGTGCACAGCACACGGCCTGAGGACG AGTTCGacgagccccaggccctggccgtGCTGCTTGAAGAGGAGCTGGTGGTGCTGGACCTGCAGACGCCAGGCTGGCCGGCTGTGCCTGCTCCGTACCTGGCCCCCCTGCACTCTTCCGCCATCACCTGCTCGGCCCATGTTGCCAACGTCCCTGCCAAGCTGTGGGCGCGCATCGTGAGTGCTGGCGAGCAGCAGAGCCCCCAGCCTGCCTCCAGTGCCTCG AGCTGGCCTATCACCGGGGGCCGGAACCTGGCTCAGGAGCCATCGCAACGAGGGCTGCTGCTGACCGG CCACGAGGACGGCACCGTGAGGTTCTGGGACGCCTCAGGCGTGGCCCTGCGGCCGCTGTACAAGCTGAGCACGGCCGGCCTCTTCCAGACGGACTGCGAGCACGCCGACAGCCTGGCCCAGGCTGCTGAGGACGACTGGCCACCCTTCCGCAAG GTGGGCTGCTTCGACCCCTACAGCGATGACCCCCGGCTTGGCGTGCAGAAGGTGGCGCTCTGCAAATACACAGCCCAGATGGTGGTGGCCGGCACTGCAGGCCAG GTGCTGGTGCTGGAGTTAAGTGATGTGCCGTCGGAGCAGGCAGTCAGCGTGGCCAGCGTGGACCTCCTCCAGGACCGCGAGGGCTTCACGTGGAAGGGCCACGAGCGGCTGAGCCCGCGCACGGGGCCGCGGCCCTGGCCGGCTGGCTTCCAGCCCCGCGTGCTGCTGCAGTGCTTGCCACCGGCTGCTGTCACCGCTGTCACGCTCCACACTGAGTGGGGCCTTGTGGCCTTCGGGACCAGCCATGGCTTTGGCCTCTTTGACTATCAGCGCAGGAGCCCCGTGCTGGCTAG GTGCACCCTGCACCCCAACGACTCCCTGGCCATGGAGGGGCCGCTGTCCCGGGTGAAGTCGCTCAAGAAGTCGCTGCGCCAGTCCTTCCGACGCATCCGCAAGAGCCGCGTCTCCGGCAAGAAGCGCGCTGCCAACGCCGGCAGCAAG TTGCAGGAGGCCAACGCGCAGCTGGCGGAGCAGGCCGGGCCTCACGACGTGGAGGTGACGCCTGTGCAGCGCCGCATCGAGCCCCGCTCGGCCGACGACTCCCTGTCCGGCGTCGTGCGCTGCCTCTACTTCGCCGACACTTTCCTTAGAGACG CGGCCCACCACGGACCCACCATGTGGGCAGGCACCAATTCGGGCTCTGTGTTTGCCTACGCGCTGGAGGTGCCCGCGGCCACGGCAGGCAGTGAGAAACGGCCGGAGCGTGCGGTGGAGGCCGTGCTGGGCAAGGAGGTGCAGCTGATGCACCGCGCCCCTGTGGTGGCCATCGCTGTGCTGGACGGACGTGGCCGCCCGCTGCCGGAGCCCTACGAGGCCTCGCGGGACCTGGCGCAGGCCCCTGACATGCAGGGTGGCCACGCCGTGCTCATCGCATCTGAGGAGCAGTTCAAG GTGTTCACACTGCCCAAGGTGAGCGCCAAGACCAAGTTCAAGCTGACGGCCCATGAGGGCTGTCGTGTGCGCAAGGTGGCTCTGGCCACGTTTGCCAGCGTGGCCTGCGAGGACTACGCCGAGACCTGCCTGGCCTGCCTCACCAACCTGGGTGACGTGCACGTCTTCTCAGTGCCCGGCCTGCGGCCCCAGGTGCACTACGCCTGCATTCGTAAGGAGGACATCAGCGGCATCGCCTCCTGCGTCTTCACGCGGCACGGCCAGG GCTTTTACCTGATTTCCCCGTCGGAGTTTGAACGCTTTTCCCTGAGTGCGCGGAACATCACAGAGCCGCTCTGCTCTCTGGATATTAGTTGGCCCCGTGATGCCCCCCGTGCCAG GCTCCGAGAGTCGCCCAAGCTGAGCCAGGCTAATGGGACCCCGGGTATCGTCCTGGCCCCACAGAGCTGTGATGGAAGCCCCGATCCTGTCCTCAGCACGGGAGCTG ACACCCCGGAGCCGCCCGAGGCCACACTCTCACCCATGTCCGTTGACTCGGCCACCAGTGCCGAGACCACACTGGACACAACGGGGGACGTCACGGTGGAGGACGTGAAGGATTTCCTGGG CTCGTCAGAGGACTCTGAGAGGAACCTGCGGAACCTGTCGGAGGATGAATCTCCCGCCTGTGCCATCCTGATCAAATGA
- the LLGL1 gene encoding lethal(2) giant larvae protein homolog 1 isoform X2 — MMKFRFRRQGADPQREKLKQELFAFHKTVEHGFPNQPSALAFDPELRIMAIGTRSGAVKIYGAPGVEFTGLHRDTATVTQMHFLPGQGRLLTLLDDSSLHLWEIIHHNGCAHLEEALSFQPPSRLGFDGASLPSLARITVVLLVAAGDMAALGTEGGSVYFLDVPTLMLLEGQTLGPDEVLRSVPDDYRCGKALGPVESLQGHLQDPTKILIGYSRGLLVIWNRAAQCADRVFLGNQQLESVCWERSGRTLVSSHSDGSYAIWSADAGGSPTAQPTMATTPYGPFPCKAINKILWRNCASGDHFIIFSGGMPRASYGDRHCVSVLRSETLVTLDFTSRIIDFFTVHSTRPEDEFDEPQALAVLLEEELVVLDLQTPGWPAVPAPYLAPLHSSAITCSAHVANVPAKLWARIVSAGEQQSPQPASSASSWPITGGRNLAQEPSQRGLLLTGHEDGTVRFWDASGVALRPLYKLSTAGLFQTDCEHADSLAQAAEDDWPPFRKVGCFDPYSDDPRLGVQKVALCKYTAQMVVAGTAGQVLVLELSDVPSEQAVSVASVDLLQDREGFTWKGHERLSPRTGPRPWPAGFQPRVLLQCLPPAAVTAVTLHTEWGLVAFGTSHGFGLFDYQRRSPVLARCTLHPNDSLAMEGPLSRVKSLKKSLRQSFRRIRKSRVSGKKRAANAGSKLQEANAQLAEQAGPHDVEVTPVQRRIEPRSADDSLSGVVRCLYFADTFLRDAAHHGPTMWAGTNSGSVFAYALEVPAATAGSEKRPERAVEAVLGKEVQLMHRAPVVAIAVLDGRGRPLPEPYEASRDLAQAPDMQGGHAVLIASEEQFKVFTLPKVSAKTKFKLTAHEGCRVRKVALATFASVACEDYAETCLACLTNLGDVHVFSVPGLRPQVHYACIRKEDISGIASCVFTRHGQGFYLISPSEFERFSLSARNITEPLCSLDISWPRDAPRASCRLRESPKLSQANGTPGIVLAPQSCDGSPDPVLSTGADTPEPPEATLSPMSVDSATSAETTLDTTGDVTVEDVKDFLGSSEDSERNLRNLSEDESPACAILIK, encoded by the exons ACTGTGGAGCATGGCTTCCCCAACCAGCCTAGCGCCCTGGCCTTTGACCCCGAGCTTCGCATCATGGCCATCGGCACCAGGTCTGGGGCCGTCAAGAT CTACGGTGCCCCCGGCGTGGAGTTCACAGGCCTGCACCGAGACACAGCCACTGTCACCCAGATGCACTTCCTGCCTGGCCAG GGCCGCCTCCTAACCCTGCTGGACGACAGTAGCCTCCACCTTTGGGAGATCATCCACCATAATGGCTGCGCCCACCTGGAGGAAGCCCTCAGCTTCCAGCCGCCCAGTCGTCTGGGCTTCGACGGTGCCAG CCTGCCCAGCCTTGCCCGCATCACAGTGGTCCTGCTGGTGGCTGCTGGTGACATGGCCGCCCTGGGCACTGAGGGCGGAAGCGTCTACTTCCTGGACGTTCCCACGCTGATGCTGCTTGAGGGGCAGACCCTTGGCCCAGATGAGGTTCTGCGAAG cgTGCCTGACGACTACCGGTGTGGGAAGGCACTGGGCCCCGTGGAGTCGCTTCAGGGACACCTACAGGACCCCACCAAGATCCTCATCGGCTACAGCCGGGGCCTGCTGGTCATCTGGAACCGAGCCGCGCAGTGTGCAGACCGCGTCTTCCTGGGGAACCAG CAGCTGGAGAGTGTGTGCTGGGAGCGCAGCGGCCGCACACTGGTCAGCTCGCACAGCGATGGCAGCTATGCCATCTGGTCTGCAGACGCAGGTGGCTCCCCGACGGCGCAGCCCACCATGGCCACCACGCCCTATG GCCCCTTCCCCTGCAAAGCCATCAACAAGATTCTGTGGCGAAACTGTGCGTCCGG TGACCACTTCATCATCTTCAGCGGTGGCATGCCCCGCGCCAGCTACGGCGACCGCCACTGCGTGAGTGTGCTCCGGTCCGAGACCCTGGTGACGCTGGACTTCACCTCCCGCATCATTGACTTTTTCACGGTGCACAGCACACGGCCTGAGGACG AGTTCGacgagccccaggccctggccgtGCTGCTTGAAGAGGAGCTGGTGGTGCTGGACCTGCAGACGCCAGGCTGGCCGGCTGTGCCTGCTCCGTACCTGGCCCCCCTGCACTCTTCCGCCATCACCTGCTCGGCCCATGTTGCCAACGTCCCTGCCAAGCTGTGGGCGCGCATCGTGAGTGCTGGCGAGCAGCAGAGCCCCCAGCCTGCCTCCAGTGCCTCG AGCTGGCCTATCACCGGGGGCCGGAACCTGGCTCAGGAGCCATCGCAACGAGGGCTGCTGCTGACCGG CCACGAGGACGGCACCGTGAGGTTCTGGGACGCCTCAGGCGTGGCCCTGCGGCCGCTGTACAAGCTGAGCACGGCCGGCCTCTTCCAGACGGACTGCGAGCACGCCGACAGCCTGGCCCAGGCTGCTGAGGACGACTGGCCACCCTTCCGCAAG GTGGGCTGCTTCGACCCCTACAGCGATGACCCCCGGCTTGGCGTGCAGAAGGTGGCGCTCTGCAAATACACAGCCCAGATGGTGGTGGCCGGCACTGCAGGCCAG GTGCTGGTGCTGGAGTTAAGTGATGTGCCGTCGGAGCAGGCAGTCAGCGTGGCCAGCGTGGACCTCCTCCAGGACCGCGAGGGCTTCACGTGGAAGGGCCACGAGCGGCTGAGCCCGCGCACGGGGCCGCGGCCCTGGCCGGCTGGCTTCCAGCCCCGCGTGCTGCTGCAGTGCTTGCCACCGGCTGCTGTCACCGCTGTCACGCTCCACACTGAGTGGGGCCTTGTGGCCTTCGGGACCAGCCATGGCTTTGGCCTCTTTGACTATCAGCGCAGGAGCCCCGTGCTGGCTAG GTGCACCCTGCACCCCAACGACTCCCTGGCCATGGAGGGGCCGCTGTCCCGGGTGAAGTCGCTCAAGAAGTCGCTGCGCCAGTCCTTCCGACGCATCCGCAAGAGCCGCGTCTCCGGCAAGAAGCGCGCTGCCAACGCCGGCAGCAAG TTGCAGGAGGCCAACGCGCAGCTGGCGGAGCAGGCCGGGCCTCACGACGTGGAGGTGACGCCTGTGCAGCGCCGCATCGAGCCCCGCTCGGCCGACGACTCCCTGTCCGGCGTCGTGCGCTGCCTCTACTTCGCCGACACTTTCCTTAGAGACG CGGCCCACCACGGACCCACCATGTGGGCAGGCACCAATTCGGGCTCTGTGTTTGCCTACGCGCTGGAGGTGCCCGCGGCCACGGCAGGCAGTGAGAAACGGCCGGAGCGTGCGGTGGAGGCCGTGCTGGGCAAGGAGGTGCAGCTGATGCACCGCGCCCCTGTGGTGGCCATCGCTGTGCTGGACGGACGTGGCCGCCCGCTGCCGGAGCCCTACGAGGCCTCGCGGGACCTGGCGCAGGCCCCTGACATGCAGGGTGGCCACGCCGTGCTCATCGCATCTGAGGAGCAGTTCAAG GTGTTCACACTGCCCAAGGTGAGCGCCAAGACCAAGTTCAAGCTGACGGCCCATGAGGGCTGTCGTGTGCGCAAGGTGGCTCTGGCCACGTTTGCCAGCGTGGCCTGCGAGGACTACGCCGAGACCTGCCTGGCCTGCCTCACCAACCTGGGTGACGTGCACGTCTTCTCAGTGCCCGGCCTGCGGCCCCAGGTGCACTACGCCTGCATTCGTAAGGAGGACATCAGCGGCATCGCCTCCTGCGTCTTCACGCGGCACGGCCAGG GCTTTTACCTGATTTCCCCGTCGGAGTTTGAACGCTTTTCCCTGAGTGCGCGGAACATCACAGAGCCGCTCTGCTCTCTGGATATTAGTTGGCCCCGTGATGCCCCCCGTGCCAG CTGCAGGCTCCGAGAGTCGCCCAAGCTGAGCCAGGCTAATGGGACCCCGGGTATCGTCCTGGCCCCACAGAGCTGTGATGGAAGCCCCGATCCTGTCCTCAGCACGGGAGCTG ACACCCCGGAGCCGCCCGAGGCCACACTCTCACCCATGTCCGTTGACTCGGCCACCAGTGCCGAGACCACACTGGACACAACGGGGGACGTCACGGTGGAGGACGTGAAGGATTTCCTGGG CTCGTCAGAGGACTCTGAGAGGAACCTGCGGAACCTGTCGGAGGATGAATCTCCCGCCTGTGCCATCCTGATCAAATGA
- the LLGL1 gene encoding lethal(2) giant larvae protein homolog 1 isoform X6, translating into MLYGAPGVEFTGLHRDTATVTQMHFLPGQGRLLTLLDDSSLHLWEIIHHNGCAHLEEALSFQPPSRLGFDGASSLPSLARITVVLLVAAGDMAALGTEGGSVYFLDVPTLMLLEGQTLGPDEVLRSVPDDYRCGKALGPVESLQGHLQDPTKILIGYSRGLLVIWNRAAQCADRVFLGNQQLESVCWERSGRTLVSSHSDGSYAIWSADAGGSPTAQPTMATTPYGPFPCKAINKILWRNCASGDHFIIFSGGMPRASYGDRHCVSVLRSETLVTLDFTSRIIDFFTVHSTRPEDEFDEPQALAVLLEEELVVLDLQTPGWPAVPAPYLAPLHSSAITCSAHVANVPAKLWARIVSAGEQQSPQPASSASSWPITGGRNLAQEPSQRGLLLTGHEDGTVRFWDASGVALRPLYKLSTAGLFQTDCEHADSLAQAAEDDWPPFRKVGCFDPYSDDPRLGVQKVALCKYTAQMVVAGTAGQVLVLELSDVPSEQAVSVASVDLLQDREGFTWKGHERLSPRTGPRPWPAGFQPRVLLQCLPPAAVTAVTLHTEWGLVAFGTSHGFGLFDYQRRSPVLARCTLHPNDSLAMEGPLSRVKSLKKSLRQSFRRIRKSRVSGKKRAANAGSKLQEANAQLAEQAGPHDVEVTPVQRRIEPRSADDSLSGVVRCLYFADTFLRDAAHHGPTMWAGTNSGSVFAYALEVPAATAGSEKRPERAVEAVLGKEVQLMHRAPVVAIAVLDGRGRPLPEPYEASRDLAQAPDMQGGHAVLIASEEQFKVFTLPKVSAKTKFKLTAHEGCRVRKVALATFASVACEDYAETCLACLTNLGDVHVFSVPGLRPQVHYACIRKEDISGIASCVFTRHGQGFYLISPSEFERFSLSARNITEPLCSLDISWPRDAPRASCRLRESPKLSQANGTPGIVLAPQSCDGSPDPVLSTGADTPEPPEATLSPMSVDSATSAETTLDTTGDVTVEDVKDFLGSSEDSERNLRNLSEDESPACAILIK; encoded by the exons ATGCT CTACGGTGCCCCCGGCGTGGAGTTCACAGGCCTGCACCGAGACACAGCCACTGTCACCCAGATGCACTTCCTGCCTGGCCAG GGCCGCCTCCTAACCCTGCTGGACGACAGTAGCCTCCACCTTTGGGAGATCATCCACCATAATGGCTGCGCCCACCTGGAGGAAGCCCTCAGCTTCCAGCCGCCCAGTCGTCTGGGCTTCGACGGTGCCAG CAGCCTGCCCAGCCTTGCCCGCATCACAGTGGTCCTGCTGGTGGCTGCTGGTGACATGGCCGCCCTGGGCACTGAGGGCGGAAGCGTCTACTTCCTGGACGTTCCCACGCTGATGCTGCTTGAGGGGCAGACCCTTGGCCCAGATGAGGTTCTGCGAAG cgTGCCTGACGACTACCGGTGTGGGAAGGCACTGGGCCCCGTGGAGTCGCTTCAGGGACACCTACAGGACCCCACCAAGATCCTCATCGGCTACAGCCGGGGCCTGCTGGTCATCTGGAACCGAGCCGCGCAGTGTGCAGACCGCGTCTTCCTGGGGAACCAG CAGCTGGAGAGTGTGTGCTGGGAGCGCAGCGGCCGCACACTGGTCAGCTCGCACAGCGATGGCAGCTATGCCATCTGGTCTGCAGACGCAGGTGGCTCCCCGACGGCGCAGCCCACCATGGCCACCACGCCCTATG GCCCCTTCCCCTGCAAAGCCATCAACAAGATTCTGTGGCGAAACTGTGCGTCCGG TGACCACTTCATCATCTTCAGCGGTGGCATGCCCCGCGCCAGCTACGGCGACCGCCACTGCGTGAGTGTGCTCCGGTCCGAGACCCTGGTGACGCTGGACTTCACCTCCCGCATCATTGACTTTTTCACGGTGCACAGCACACGGCCTGAGGACG AGTTCGacgagccccaggccctggccgtGCTGCTTGAAGAGGAGCTGGTGGTGCTGGACCTGCAGACGCCAGGCTGGCCGGCTGTGCCTGCTCCGTACCTGGCCCCCCTGCACTCTTCCGCCATCACCTGCTCGGCCCATGTTGCCAACGTCCCTGCCAAGCTGTGGGCGCGCATCGTGAGTGCTGGCGAGCAGCAGAGCCCCCAGCCTGCCTCCAGTGCCTCG AGCTGGCCTATCACCGGGGGCCGGAACCTGGCTCAGGAGCCATCGCAACGAGGGCTGCTGCTGACCGG CCACGAGGACGGCACCGTGAGGTTCTGGGACGCCTCAGGCGTGGCCCTGCGGCCGCTGTACAAGCTGAGCACGGCCGGCCTCTTCCAGACGGACTGCGAGCACGCCGACAGCCTGGCCCAGGCTGCTGAGGACGACTGGCCACCCTTCCGCAAG GTGGGCTGCTTCGACCCCTACAGCGATGACCCCCGGCTTGGCGTGCAGAAGGTGGCGCTCTGCAAATACACAGCCCAGATGGTGGTGGCCGGCACTGCAGGCCAG GTGCTGGTGCTGGAGTTAAGTGATGTGCCGTCGGAGCAGGCAGTCAGCGTGGCCAGCGTGGACCTCCTCCAGGACCGCGAGGGCTTCACGTGGAAGGGCCACGAGCGGCTGAGCCCGCGCACGGGGCCGCGGCCCTGGCCGGCTGGCTTCCAGCCCCGCGTGCTGCTGCAGTGCTTGCCACCGGCTGCTGTCACCGCTGTCACGCTCCACACTGAGTGGGGCCTTGTGGCCTTCGGGACCAGCCATGGCTTTGGCCTCTTTGACTATCAGCGCAGGAGCCCCGTGCTGGCTAG GTGCACCCTGCACCCCAACGACTCCCTGGCCATGGAGGGGCCGCTGTCCCGGGTGAAGTCGCTCAAGAAGTCGCTGCGCCAGTCCTTCCGACGCATCCGCAAGAGCCGCGTCTCCGGCAAGAAGCGCGCTGCCAACGCCGGCAGCAAG TTGCAGGAGGCCAACGCGCAGCTGGCGGAGCAGGCCGGGCCTCACGACGTGGAGGTGACGCCTGTGCAGCGCCGCATCGAGCCCCGCTCGGCCGACGACTCCCTGTCCGGCGTCGTGCGCTGCCTCTACTTCGCCGACACTTTCCTTAGAGACG CGGCCCACCACGGACCCACCATGTGGGCAGGCACCAATTCGGGCTCTGTGTTTGCCTACGCGCTGGAGGTGCCCGCGGCCACGGCAGGCAGTGAGAAACGGCCGGAGCGTGCGGTGGAGGCCGTGCTGGGCAAGGAGGTGCAGCTGATGCACCGCGCCCCTGTGGTGGCCATCGCTGTGCTGGACGGACGTGGCCGCCCGCTGCCGGAGCCCTACGAGGCCTCGCGGGACCTGGCGCAGGCCCCTGACATGCAGGGTGGCCACGCCGTGCTCATCGCATCTGAGGAGCAGTTCAAG GTGTTCACACTGCCCAAGGTGAGCGCCAAGACCAAGTTCAAGCTGACGGCCCATGAGGGCTGTCGTGTGCGCAAGGTGGCTCTGGCCACGTTTGCCAGCGTGGCCTGCGAGGACTACGCCGAGACCTGCCTGGCCTGCCTCACCAACCTGGGTGACGTGCACGTCTTCTCAGTGCCCGGCCTGCGGCCCCAGGTGCACTACGCCTGCATTCGTAAGGAGGACATCAGCGGCATCGCCTCCTGCGTCTTCACGCGGCACGGCCAGG GCTTTTACCTGATTTCCCCGTCGGAGTTTGAACGCTTTTCCCTGAGTGCGCGGAACATCACAGAGCCGCTCTGCTCTCTGGATATTAGTTGGCCCCGTGATGCCCCCCGTGCCAG CTGCAGGCTCCGAGAGTCGCCCAAGCTGAGCCAGGCTAATGGGACCCCGGGTATCGTCCTGGCCCCACAGAGCTGTGATGGAAGCCCCGATCCTGTCCTCAGCACGGGAGCTG ACACCCCGGAGCCGCCCGAGGCCACACTCTCACCCATGTCCGTTGACTCGGCCACCAGTGCCGAGACCACACTGGACACAACGGGGGACGTCACGGTGGAGGACGTGAAGGATTTCCTGGG CTCGTCAGAGGACTCTGAGAGGAACCTGCGGAACCTGTCGGAGGATGAATCTCCCGCCTGTGCCATCCTGATCAAATGA